One Natrinema halophilum genomic window carries:
- a CDS encoding GNAT family N-acetyltransferase, producing MYVRTATPDDALDVRRILDAAMLEPGNVEDRIDGENVFVAGDHRGGAISSGAGHDDGARILGTIVLEPLDTGSGAHVGAIGVRRRHRGRGLGRALIERALEREGQLTARFDDDVRPFYERLGFSIEPIDDRRNRGIAVTTERA from the coding sequence ATGTACGTCCGCACTGCCACCCCAGATGACGCCCTCGACGTCCGGCGAATTCTCGACGCAGCCATGCTCGAGCCCGGCAACGTCGAGGATCGTATCGACGGCGAGAACGTCTTCGTTGCGGGCGATCACCGAGGCGGAGCGATCTCGAGCGGGGCCGGCCACGACGACGGCGCACGAATCCTCGGCACTATCGTTCTCGAACCCCTCGACACCGGGTCCGGCGCACACGTCGGCGCTATCGGCGTCCGTCGCCGCCATCGGGGTCGCGGGCTCGGCCGCGCACTGATCGAACGAGCGCTCGAGCGAGAAGGCCAACTCACGGCCAGATTCGACGACGACGTCCGCCCGTTCTACGAGCGCCTCGGGTTTTCGATCGAGCCGATCGACGACCGACGCAACCGGGGTATCGCAGTGACGACGGAACGCGCTTGA
- the samp2 gene encoding ubiquitin-like small modifier protein SAMP2, with protein sequence MHVTVDVKGETTYEIDLEAVAETAASTSESESETTDAPPTYADLLREIELSPHEVSVLVDGRPVPEDQPVETDHVTVLRLIKGGSKW encoded by the coding sequence ATGCACGTCACCGTCGACGTCAAGGGCGAGACCACCTACGAAATCGATCTCGAGGCGGTTGCAGAAACGGCGGCCAGCACGAGCGAAAGCGAATCCGAAACGACCGACGCACCGCCGACGTACGCGGACCTGCTCCGCGAGATCGAGTTGAGCCCGCACGAGGTTAGCGTCCTCGTCGACGGGCGACCGGTGCCCGAGGATCAGCCGGTCGAAACCGATCACGTGACGGTGTTGCGACTCATCAAAGGCGGGAGCAAATGGTGA
- a CDS encoding bactofilin family protein → MEGDNHRFRPAVVILIALVIISTIPIPVAAQSGAQAGGTVVVEEGETVDELESFAGTVIVRGTVTGDVSAVAGDVTIASTGTVEGDLESAAGSVTIAGVVNGDVEIGAGSVEVTRDGTVGGTFTAGAGNVVVDGVLEGNAEIGAETIRLGETASIAGDLRYDGDLEGNTDSVAGSIEEDSSLGVDVAPTVQPFAWWIAAVYTLVVNLLLGAVLLALFPRFSDSVASTVATGPFRSGLIGLGVFVGIPVLLIALAITIVGIPLSIVGAIAFAFLLWIATVYGWFAVAAGIFRAVGIGNRWLALVVGLVVGAAVSRVPIVGGLLTFLVLLLGLGAIARGLYGHRRNIRERDRGQRVGPGSDEPTTD, encoded by the coding sequence ATGGAAGGGGACAATCACCGCTTTCGGCCTGCTGTCGTGATACTCATCGCTCTCGTGATAATTAGTACCATCCCGATACCTGTCGCCGCCCAATCCGGCGCGCAAGCCGGCGGCACGGTCGTCGTCGAGGAAGGCGAAACGGTCGACGAACTCGAATCGTTCGCAGGGACCGTAATCGTCCGTGGCACCGTCACCGGCGACGTCAGCGCCGTTGCAGGCGACGTGACCATCGCGAGCACCGGGACGGTCGAGGGCGATCTAGAATCGGCAGCTGGAAGCGTGACGATCGCCGGGGTCGTTAACGGCGACGTCGAAATCGGAGCCGGGAGTGTAGAGGTTACCCGGGATGGCACCGTCGGCGGTACGTTCACTGCCGGTGCCGGCAACGTAGTCGTCGACGGCGTCCTCGAGGGGAATGCGGAAATCGGCGCCGAGACAATTCGGCTAGGCGAGACGGCCTCCATCGCCGGCGACCTGCGCTACGACGGTGACCTCGAGGGGAACACCGACTCGGTCGCGGGTTCGATAGAGGAGGATTCCTCGCTGGGAGTCGACGTCGCGCCGACGGTACAACCGTTCGCGTGGTGGATCGCCGCAGTCTACACCCTCGTGGTCAACCTGCTCCTCGGTGCCGTGTTGCTCGCGCTGTTCCCGCGATTCTCCGACAGCGTCGCCAGCACCGTCGCGACGGGTCCGTTCCGGTCCGGGCTGATCGGGCTGGGCGTCTTCGTTGGCATTCCCGTCCTGCTGATTGCACTCGCGATCACCATCGTCGGCATTCCACTATCCATCGTCGGCGCGATCGCCTTCGCCTTCTTGCTCTGGATCGCCACCGTTTACGGCTGGTTCGCCGTCGCAGCGGGCATCTTCCGGGCAGTCGGGATCGGGAACCGCTGGCTCGCACTCGTCGTCGGACTAGTCGTGGGTGCGGCCGTCTCCAGAGTGCCCATCGTTGGCGGTCTGCTCACCTTCCTCGTTCTCCTCCTCGGACTCGGTGCCATCGCTCGCGGGTTGTACGGCCATCGGCGAAACATCCGAGAGCGAGATCGAGGTCAACGAGTCGGTCCCGGCTCCGACGAACCGACCACGGATTGA
- a CDS encoding replication factor C small subunit, protein MSEADAEAAEPTPGRTEVWIEKYRPERLDEIKGHENIVPRLKRYVEQDDLPHLMFAGPAGTGKTTAAQAIAREVYDDDWRENFLELNASDQRGIDVVRDRIKDFARSSFGGYDHRIIFLDEADALTSDAQSALRRTMEQFSNNTRFILSCNYSSQIIDPIQSRCAVFRFTELTEDAIESQVRDIAAIEGIEVTDDGVGALVYAADGDMRKAINALQAAAVMGETVDEETVFAITATARPEEVEAMVDHAIDGDFTAARAALEDLLTERGLAGGDVIDQLHRSAWEFDIPEQATVRLLERLGEVDYRITEGANERLQLEAMLASLALEADA, encoded by the coding sequence ATGAGCGAGGCCGACGCCGAGGCGGCGGAGCCGACCCCCGGCAGGACCGAAGTCTGGATCGAGAAGTACCGGCCGGAACGGCTCGACGAAATCAAGGGCCACGAGAACATCGTCCCGCGACTCAAGCGCTACGTCGAACAGGACGACCTACCCCACCTCATGTTCGCGGGGCCGGCCGGTACGGGCAAAACCACCGCAGCACAGGCCATCGCCCGCGAAGTATACGACGACGACTGGCGCGAGAACTTCCTCGAACTCAACGCCTCCGATCAGCGCGGGATCGACGTCGTCCGCGATCGGATCAAGGACTTCGCACGCTCTTCCTTCGGCGGTTACGACCACCGCATCATCTTTCTCGACGAGGCGGACGCGCTGACGTCCGACGCCCAGTCCGCCCTGCGCCGGACGATGGAGCAGTTCTCGAACAACACCCGATTTATCCTCTCGTGTAACTACTCGAGCCAGATCATCGATCCGATCCAGTCACGGTGTGCGGTCTTCCGATTTACCGAACTCACCGAGGACGCCATCGAGTCGCAGGTCCGCGACATCGCCGCTATCGAGGGCATCGAGGTAACCGACGACGGCGTCGGCGCTCTGGTCTACGCGGCCGACGGCGACATGCGAAAGGCGATCAACGCCCTGCAGGCCGCCGCGGTGATGGGCGAGACCGTCGACGAGGAGACCGTCTTCGCGATCACCGCCACCGCCCGCCCCGAGGAGGTCGAGGCGATGGTCGACCACGCCATCGACGGCGACTTCACCGCCGCCCGCGCGGCCCTCGAGGACCTCCTGACCGAGCGGGGGCTCGCCGGCGGCGACGTCATCGACCAGCTCCACCGCTCCGCCTGGGAGTTCGATATTCCGGAACAGGCGACGGTTCGGCTGCTCGAGCGCCTCGGCGAGGTCGACTACCGGATCACCGAAGGCGCGAACGAGCGCCTGCAACTCGAGGCGATGCTGGCGTCGCTGGCCCTCGAAGCAGATGCGTAA
- a CDS encoding response regulator yields MASNDEQEDKLVNILLVEPNPGDTRLFTESFKDAKLKNSLYTVSNADAALDFVTQRGEYVDTPRPDLILLEPKLPGDKGMDVLSALDNEPAICGIPVVVLTSSEIGEDIVKTHGLDADHYVQKPVEPEDFITFVQEIEELWIGLIQQKSTEN; encoded by the coding sequence ATGGCTTCGAACGATGAGCAGGAGGATAAGCTAGTCAATATTTTACTGGTTGAACCAAATCCCGGAGACACACGTCTCTTCACAGAGTCATTCAAAGATGCGAAACTCAAGAATAGCCTCTACACTGTCTCTAATGCTGACGCCGCTCTCGATTTCGTTACTCAGCGCGGTGAGTATGTAGATACCCCGCGTCCTGATCTGATCTTGCTTGAGCCAAAGTTACCCGGAGACAAAGGTATGGACGTGTTGTCTGCGCTGGATAATGAGCCAGCAATATGTGGGATCCCTGTTGTTGTCCTCACGAGTTCAGAAATTGGAGAGGACATTGTCAAAACGCATGGTCTGGATGCGGATCACTATGTTCAAAAGCCAGTTGAACCGGAAGATTTCATCACTTTCGTACAGGAAATTGAGGAGTTGTGGATCGGGCTTATCCAACAGAAATCAACAGAGAACTGA
- a CDS encoding sensor histidine kinase: protein MTQPPATTRPRTILYVAATDAAASDGAATLENVDSGPERSVRPATTVERVRNWAPAVDCVVFGETPTTAAGSNLLEIADACGSTPLVLFSESTYAPPAARSTDGIDGYVRRDTDDAVAHLADEIEWVCNDRDATDSGLGDTREDEPIIAAGETSAATSGSTAPLLESFSELIACRDRDRFFELLVEAVADSLEREYCWLSTVHFGDFTPQATASAVPDDDLGTMARSGQLGDALGTNEAIRFDEIGDDDGPEPPLEGVESLCCVPVGTVGVLQVAADEPAAFDERDCDLLESWGAIAARFLERADAEAANESERDRLRAARDRLLETRDRLAEERDAVAADRDRIATERDRYRTLFENVPEPAIRYEIDDGQPIVRTINDTFTEVFGTDPESVVDGVVDEDTVPPGLEHRRATLLESLRSGERRQLVCRRETVDGVREFLLTLVPLEANVDGNRGSTAVDSGSDGDPETSTGDGKPDARNSEGMIVYSDVTEANRRERRLAAAESRLETIADLVDDDVRSPLNVARGYLELAAETGDREHFAEVDDAQERLRELIDQIVSIARRDAVVVETEPVAIHDVARRAWIAVETGDARLVTRKPEDRVLEADKTRLRELFEHLFQAVLDDAVESNDDHTADGDDEIEVGNSAGREETTVVSVGSTDDGFYVARHAPETDAEAVDSGLEANPVPDRLAAADGTGFGIGTVERIADAHGWNLGVAEDDSRVAFAFRGVDSRDDE, encoded by the coding sequence ATGACCCAGCCGCCAGCGACCACGCGACCGCGTACGATTCTCTACGTCGCCGCAACCGATGCTGCGGCCAGCGACGGCGCCGCCACGCTCGAGAACGTCGATTCCGGACCCGAGCGCTCGGTCCGGCCGGCGACGACCGTCGAGCGCGTCCGCAACTGGGCCCCCGCGGTCGACTGCGTCGTCTTCGGTGAAACGCCCACGACGGCGGCGGGGTCGAACCTGCTCGAGATAGCCGATGCCTGCGGTTCGACACCGCTCGTTCTCTTTTCCGAATCGACGTACGCGCCACCGGCTGCCCGGTCGACCGACGGCATCGACGGCTACGTTCGCCGCGACACCGACGACGCCGTCGCGCATCTCGCAGACGAGATCGAGTGGGTCTGCAACGATCGAGACGCGACCGACTCGGGGCTCGGCGATACTCGCGAGGACGAACCGATCATCGCCGCAGGGGAAACGTCGGCAGCGACCAGCGGGTCGACGGCCCCGCTGCTCGAGTCGTTCTCCGAGCTGATCGCCTGTCGCGACCGCGACCGGTTCTTCGAATTGCTCGTCGAGGCCGTAGCCGACAGCCTGGAACGCGAGTATTGCTGGCTATCGACGGTCCACTTCGGCGATTTCACCCCGCAAGCGACCGCGTCGGCAGTCCCAGACGACGACCTCGGGACGATGGCTCGGTCCGGCCAACTCGGCGACGCCCTCGGTACGAACGAGGCGATTCGGTTCGACGAAATCGGCGACGACGATGGTCCGGAGCCCCCGCTCGAGGGAGTCGAATCCCTGTGCTGCGTCCCCGTCGGCACCGTCGGAGTATTGCAGGTCGCCGCCGACGAACCGGCGGCGTTCGACGAACGAGACTGCGACCTGCTCGAATCGTGGGGGGCGATCGCCGCCCGATTCCTCGAGCGAGCCGACGCCGAAGCGGCCAACGAGTCGGAACGCGATCGACTGCGGGCGGCGCGAGACCGGTTGCTCGAGACGCGAGACCGGTTGGCGGAAGAACGCGACGCCGTCGCGGCCGACCGCGATCGAATTGCGACCGAGCGCGACCGCTACCGCACGCTCTTCGAAAACGTACCAGAGCCGGCGATCAGGTACGAGATCGATGACGGCCAGCCGATCGTCCGGACGATCAACGACACCTTCACGGAGGTGTTCGGCACCGACCCCGAGTCGGTCGTCGACGGCGTCGTCGACGAGGACACCGTTCCGCCGGGACTCGAGCACCGACGGGCGACGCTGCTCGAATCGCTTCGCTCGGGCGAGCGTCGCCAGCTCGTCTGTCGTCGGGAAACCGTCGACGGCGTCCGCGAGTTCCTGCTCACGCTCGTACCGCTCGAAGCGAACGTCGATGGGAACAGGGGGAGCACTGCAGTCGATAGCGGTTCAGACGGCGACCCCGAAACCAGCACTGGCGACGGAAAGCCCGACGCCCGCAACTCGGAGGGGATGATCGTCTACAGCGACGTGACCGAGGCCAATCGACGCGAGCGACGGTTAGCAGCCGCCGAGTCGCGCCTCGAGACGATCGCTGATCTCGTCGACGACGACGTGCGAAGCCCCCTGAACGTCGCCCGGGGGTACCTCGAGCTCGCCGCCGAGACCGGTGACAGAGAACACTTCGCGGAGGTCGACGACGCTCAGGAACGACTGCGGGAACTGATCGATCAGATCGTCTCGATCGCCCGGCGGGACGCGGTGGTCGTCGAGACCGAACCCGTTGCAATCCACGACGTTGCGCGGCGAGCATGGATCGCCGTCGAAACCGGCGACGCGCGACTCGTCACTCGGAAACCGGAGGATCGCGTCCTCGAGGCGGACAAGACGCGGCTGCGAGAACTGTTCGAACACCTGTTTCAGGCGGTTCTCGACGACGCGGTCGAGAGTAACGACGACCATACCGCGGATGGAGACGACGAAATCGAAGTCGGAAACTCCGCCGGGCGCGAGGAGACGACAGTCGTCTCCGTGGGCTCGACCGACGACGGCTTCTACGTCGCTCGGCACGCACCCGAAACCGACGCCGAAGCCGTCGACAGCGGCCTCGAGGCGAATCCCGTCCCGGATCGACTGGCAGCAGCCGACGGCACCGGCTTCGGGATCGGCACCGTCGAGCGCATCGCCGACGCGCACGGCTGGAACCTCGGCGTCGCGGAGGACGACAGCCGCGTCGCCTTCGCGTTTCGGGGGGTCGACTCTCGCGACGACGAGTGA
- the alaS gene encoding alanine--tRNA ligase → MSELAEEYRLEYFEEEGFERKECIECGAHFWTRDQRRETCGEPPCEEYGFIDNAGFEGSYSLEEMREAFLSYFEANDHERIEPYPVAANRWRDDVLLTQASIYDFQPLVTSGETPPPANPLCVSQPCIRMQDIDNVGKTGRHTMAFEMMAHHAFNAREDAGGDYAYEGEVYWKDRTVELCDGFFDSLGVDLEEVIYIEDPWVGGGNAGPAIEVIYRGVELATLVFMSLEQDSDGEYEMKDGNRYSPMDTYIVDTGYGLERWTWVSQGTPTVYEAVYPDMIAFLKDNAGLEHTDEQEELIHRAAKLAGHMDIDEAEDMETARGEIAAELGVDAGDLEDLMEPLEDIYAIADHCRTLAYMLGDGIVPSNVGTGYLARMVLRRTKRLCDTAGVDAPLDELVDMQAERLGYENRDTIRDIVRTEVEKYRETLERGGRRVETLAEEYAKKGEPVPTDELIELYDSHGIQPDMVAEIAEETGADVDVPDDFYSLVAKRHETPEAVTGTEEGDAERFDDLPETEKLYYDDQDRTQFEAVVLDVFEREDGYDVVLDQTMFYPEGGGQPSDRGTLSTDDTTVEVEDVQIVDGVILHRTDEKPGKGDLVNGQIDGERRRQLMRHHTATHIVIHSARQVLGEHIRQAGAQKGVESSRIDLRHYDRISREDVKTIEDRANAIVMNNTAVSQEWPDRHDAEADHGFDLYQGGIPPGEQIRLIHVDEDVQACGGTHVARTGDIGSIKVLNTERVQDGVERITFAAGEAAIDATQETEDALYEAAEILDVSPEAVPETAERFFEEWKARGKEIEDLTEQLAEARAGGGGGGEEVEVGDTTAVVDRIDADMDELRATANALVREDTIAVLGSGENGAQFVVAVPDGVGVNAGEVVGELADRVGGGGGGPPDFAQGGGPNVEDLDDALEDAPDVLRQILNA, encoded by the coding sequence ATGAGCGAATTGGCGGAGGAATACCGCCTCGAGTACTTCGAGGAGGAAGGATTCGAGCGCAAGGAATGTATTGAATGCGGCGCTCACTTCTGGACGCGAGATCAGCGCAGAGAAACCTGCGGTGAGCCGCCGTGCGAAGAGTACGGCTTCATCGACAACGCGGGGTTCGAGGGGTCGTACAGTCTCGAGGAGATGCGCGAGGCCTTTCTCTCTTACTTCGAGGCCAACGACCACGAGCGAATCGAGCCGTATCCGGTCGCGGCGAACCGATGGCGCGACGACGTCCTGCTGACCCAGGCGTCTATCTACGACTTCCAGCCGCTGGTGACGAGCGGCGAGACGCCGCCGCCGGCGAACCCGCTGTGCGTCTCACAACCCTGTATCCGAATGCAGGACATCGACAACGTCGGCAAGACCGGCCGGCACACGATGGCCTTCGAAATGATGGCCCACCACGCGTTCAACGCCCGCGAAGACGCGGGCGGCGACTACGCGTACGAGGGCGAAGTCTACTGGAAAGATCGCACCGTCGAACTCTGTGACGGCTTCTTCGACTCGCTGGGCGTCGATCTCGAGGAGGTCATCTACATCGAGGACCCGTGGGTCGGCGGCGGGAACGCCGGTCCCGCGATAGAGGTCATCTACCGCGGCGTCGAACTCGCGACGCTCGTTTTCATGTCCCTCGAACAGGACTCCGACGGCGAGTACGAGATGAAAGACGGGAACCGCTACAGCCCGATGGACACGTACATCGTCGATACCGGCTACGGACTCGAGCGATGGACCTGGGTCTCGCAGGGAACACCGACCGTCTACGAGGCGGTATATCCGGACATGATTGCCTTTTTGAAGGATAACGCGGGGCTCGAGCATACCGACGAGCAGGAGGAACTCATCCATCGGGCCGCGAAACTCGCGGGCCACATGGACATCGACGAGGCCGAGGATATGGAGACCGCACGCGGCGAGATAGCCGCCGAACTCGGCGTCGACGCTGGCGATCTCGAGGATCTGATGGAGCCGCTCGAGGACATCTACGCGATCGCAGACCACTGCCGGACGCTCGCGTACATGCTCGGAGACGGCATCGTCCCCTCGAACGTCGGGACGGGCTACCTCGCGCGGATGGTTCTCCGGCGGACCAAACGCCTCTGTGACACCGCCGGCGTCGACGCGCCGCTCGACGAACTCGTCGATATGCAGGCCGAACGCCTGGGATACGAAAACCGCGATACGATCCGCGACATCGTCCGCACCGAGGTCGAAAAGTACCGCGAAACGCTCGAACGCGGCGGTCGCCGGGTCGAAACCCTGGCCGAGGAGTACGCGAAGAAAGGCGAGCCGGTTCCGACCGACGAACTGATCGAACTCTACGATTCTCACGGCATTCAGCCGGATATGGTTGCGGAGATAGCCGAGGAAACCGGCGCAGACGTCGACGTGCCGGACGACTTCTACAGCCTCGTCGCGAAACGTCACGAGACGCCGGAGGCGGTCACGGGCACCGAAGAAGGCGACGCCGAGCGATTCGACGACCTCCCGGAGACGGAGAAACTCTACTACGACGATCAGGACCGAACCCAGTTCGAGGCAGTCGTCCTCGACGTTTTCGAACGCGAGGACGGCTACGACGTCGTTCTCGATCAGACGATGTTCTACCCCGAAGGCGGTGGCCAGCCGTCTGACAGGGGAACGCTTTCGACCGACGACACGACGGTCGAAGTCGAAGACGTCCAGATCGTCGACGGCGTCATCCTCCATCGGACCGACGAGAAACCGGGGAAGGGTGACCTGGTCAACGGACAGATCGACGGGGAGCGAAGACGCCAGCTCATGCGCCACCACACGGCGACCCACATCGTTATTCACTCAGCGCGCCAGGTACTCGGCGAACACATCAGGCAGGCCGGTGCCCAGAAGGGCGTCGAGAGTTCCAGAATCGATCTCCGCCACTACGACCGAATCTCCCGCGAGGATGTCAAAACCATCGAGGATCGGGCCAACGCGATCGTCATGAACAACACCGCGGTTAGTCAGGAATGGCCCGACAGACACGATGCGGAAGCCGACCACGGCTTCGACCTCTATCAGGGCGGCATTCCGCCGGGCGAGCAGATCCGGCTGATCCACGTCGACGAAGACGTACAGGCCTGCGGTGGGACCCACGTCGCTCGAACCGGCGATATCGGTTCGATCAAGGTACTCAACACGGAGCGCGTTCAGGACGGCGTCGAGCGCATCACGTTCGCCGCCGGCGAGGCGGCGATCGACGCGACCCAGGAGACGGAGGACGCGCTCTACGAAGCGGCCGAGATCCTCGACGTCTCGCCCGAAGCGGTTCCCGAGACCGCCGAACGGTTCTTCGAAGAGTGGAAAGCGCGAGGCAAGGAGATCGAGGACCTGACGGAACAGCTCGCAGAGGCCCGCGCCGGCGGCGGTGGCGGCGGCGAGGAAGTCGAGGTCGGCGACACGACCGCCGTCGTCGACCGGATCGACGCCGACATGGACGAACTGCGCGCGACCGCCAACGCCCTCGTCAGGGAGGACACGATTGCGGTGCTTGGCAGCGGTGAGAACGGGGCACAGTTCGTCGTCGCCGTTCCGGATGGCGTCGGCGTCAACGCGGGCGAGGTCGTCGGCGAACTCGCCGACCGGGTCGGCGGCGGTGGCGGCGGCCCACCGGACTTCGCACAGGGCGGCGGCCCAAACGTTGAAGATCTCGATGACGCACTCGAGGACGCCCCTGATGTCTTGCGACAGATCCTGAATGCCTGA